DNA from Polaribacter sp. NJDZ03:
CCGAAAATAAATCAACTTTAAGAACGGAAATTATTGCAGGTATCACTACGTTTATGACAATGGTTTACATTTTAGCTGTAAATCCAAGTATTTTAAGTGCAGCTGGTATGGACAAGGATGCTGTTTTTACAGCAACAGCCTTATCTGCAGTAATTGCAACATTAGTAATGGCATTAGTAGCTAAATTACCTTTTGCATTAGCACCAGGAATGGGGCTGAACGCTTTTTTTGCATTCACTGTAGTTTTAGGAATGGGGTATACATGGGAATTTGCTTTAACCGCAGTATTTTTAGAAGGAATTGTATTCTTATTATTAACAGCGTTTAATATTCGTGAATTGATTGTAAATTCAATTCCATTAAATTTAAAGCACGCAGTATCTGTTGGTATTGGATTATTTATTGCTTTTATAGGTTTAAAAGGAACTGGTGTAGTTGTAGATAATTCTGCAACATTAGTAACTTTAGGGAATATGAAAAACCCGGCAGTTTGGGTAGGATTAGCAGGTGTATTAATTATTGGTGTTTTATTAGTAAAAAAAGTGAAAGGAGCCATTTTAATCGGAATTCTATCTTCTACACTTATCGGATTAATTGTTGGCGTTACTGTTATTCCAGAAAATTTCACATTCGTGAGCTTACCTCCATCAATTGAACCTATCTTTTTTAAGTTTGATTTTTCTCAAGTATTTACAATAGATATGTTAATTGTATTATTTACATTCTTATTTGTGGATATGTTTGATACCGTTGGAACCTTAGTAGGTGTATCTTCAAAATCTGGAATGTTAGATGAACAAGGAAGAGTACCAAGAGTAAAACAAGCATTATTTGCAGATTCTATTGGTACATTTGTAGGTGCAATTCTAGGAACTTCTACAGTAACAACCTATGTAGAAAGCGCTGCTGGTGTTGCGGAAGGAGGAAAAACAGGTATGACCGCTTTAACGGTTGCTATTATGTTTGCGCTTTCTTTATTTTTTGCACCAATATTTATGATTATCCCTGCTGCTGCAACAGCTCCAGCTTTAATAATTGTTGGTTTAATGATGATAACACCTATTACAAAAATTAATTTAGAAGATTTTACAGAAGCAATTCCTGCATTTTTCACTATTATTATGATGCCATTAACGTATAGTATTGCGGAAGGAATTGTATTTGGTATGTTGTCTTTTGTACTGTTAAAATTATTTACAGGAAAATATAAAGAAATAAAGCCTATAATGTATGTAATTTCAGTGTTATTCATAATTAAGTTTATGATGTAATTCTAAAAATTAAATATAAAAAAAGCCTTTTAGAAATATTTCTAAAAGGCTTTTTTTATATAAATTAAAATGGATTTATTCTTCGTGACTTCCTTTTATAGGTGTTGATTTTTTTGGTAAAATTAAGTTTAATACTACACCAACAATTGAAGCGAGTCCTATTCCTGCTAATGAAAAATTACCATAAGAAATTTCAGCTCCTCCAATACCAATGGTTAAAATAATAGAAACAATTACTTGATTTCTAGTTTTGCCAAAATCGGTTTTAGCGTCTACTAATGTTTTAATTCCAATACTGGCAATCATACCAAATAAAAGTAGCATAATTCCTCCTAATACAGCTTGTGGTATGGTTTTTAGTATCGCGCTTATCTTTCCAACTAATGAAAAAACGATGGCCGTTACAGCAGCAATTCGTAACACACGAGGATCCACAATTTTAGTTAAAGCAACAGCTCCCGTAACTTCAGAATAAGTGGTATTTGGTGGGCCTCCTAAAAAACCTGCAAAAGCAGTTGCTACTCCATCTCCTAATAATGTTCTATGTAATCCCGGATCTTTTACAAATTTTTTGTTTGCAACACCACCAATGGCGTACATATCGCCAATATGTTCAATAATAGGAGCGATAGCAACAGGAATCATATAAATGATGGCTCCCCAATTAAATTCTGGTCTTGTAAATTTAGGCAGTACAAACCAAGCAGCTTCATTCACGGATGTAAAATCTACCAATCCAGAAATTATAGAGATAAGGTATCCAACAACAATTCCTATAAAAATAGGAATCAATTTTACAAGTCCTTTAGAATATACAACAATAACAATAGCTGTAACTAATACAGAAAGAGCAATAAGCCAGTTTGTTTTAGCCATATTAACTCCAACAGGAGCTAGAGATAAACCAATAATCATAATTACGGGACCAACCACAATAGAAGGGAATATTTTTTCAATAACGCGTAATCCCCACAGTTTTATAATTGCAGATACAATTCCGTATACTAAACCAACAGCAATTAAACCACCTAAGGCTCCTGCATAACCATATAATTTAGTAGCTGCAATAATTGGAGCAATAAAGGCAAAGCTACTACCTAAAAAGACAGGGACTTTTCCTTTTGTAATTAAATGAAAAATTAATGTTCCAACGCCTGCGGTAAATAAGGCAACAGATGGGTCTATATCTATTAATAGTGGTACTAATACAGTTGCTCCAAAGGCAACAAATAAAAATTGAATTCCAACAAGAGTTCTCTTGAAAGGGTTGTCTAGATTAATGGTTTCTAGGTCTTCTGTATTTGGCATTATTCGTGTTTTATTTTTTTTTAAAAGTAATCATAAAAATTAAATTAAAGAAGCGTACTCTTAGAGAGTTGTAGATAGTAACATTAGTGATCATTTACATATAAAAAGGACACTAATAGAACTCTCAATGACGTTAAAAAATAGAAAGCATGTAAATAAATATTATAAATAAAAAAAGGTAGTGATATTAAATCACTACCTTCTTTTTATAAATTATATAACGCTATTTTAGAACGTCACAATTATAGATTATTATCTAGTGATTGTTTGTTTTCTATCTGGTCCTACAGAAACGATAGATACAGGAACTCCTGTTTCTTTTTCAATAAAAGCAACATAGTCAAGTAAATTCTTAGGTAATTGATCTGCAGAAGTCATTTCTGTTAAATCTTCATCCCAACCTTTAAACTCAGAATAGTTTACAGAAACATTTTCTGGTTCAATATTGTATGGAAAATGACTAATTTCTTTTCCTTTATAATTATAAGATGTACATATTTTTAATGTATCAAATCCAGATAAAACATCACCTTTCATCATCATTAATTGTGTAACACCATTAACGTCTACAGCATATTTTAAGGCAACTAAATCTAACCAACCACAACGTCTTGCTCTACCTGTTGTTGCTCCAAATTCATGACCAATTCTTGCCATGTCTTCACCATCTTTATCAAATAATTCAGTAGGAAAAGGACCAGAACCAACACGAGTAGTGTATGCTTTAAAGATTCCAAAAACTTCACCAATTCTATTTGGTGCAACACCTAAACCAGTACAAGCACCGGCTGCAGTAGTGTTAGAAGAAGTAACAAAAGGATATGTCCCAAAGTCAATATCTAATAAAGAACCTTGCGCTCCTTCTGCTAAAATGGTTTTCTTGTTTTTTATAGCTTGGTTTAAAAACTCTTCACTATCAATAAATTCTAAAGTTCTTAATTTATCAATTCCTTTAATAAATTCTGCTTCTAATTCTTTTAAATCATATTCTACCTGAACATCAAAGAAATCTAGCATTTTAATGTGCTTTTCTGTTAAAGCATCATACTTTTCTTTCCAGTTGTCTAGTTCTAAATCTCCAACTCTCATTCCGTTTCTACCGGTTTTGTCCATATAAGTTGGACTAATTCCTTTTAATGTAGAACCAATTTTAGCTTTTCCTTTAGAAGTTTCTGAAGCAGCATCTAATAATCTATGAGTTGGTAAGATTAAGTGTGCTTTTCTAGAAATTAATAATTTAGAAGTATAATCTATATTGTGTTTGTCTAGATTTTCTAATTCTTTTTTAAAGATTACAGGATCAATAACTACACCATTTCCAACAACGTTTAAAGCCGTTTTGTGAAAAATTCCAGAAGGAATTGTGTGTAAAACATGTTTATGTCCATCAAAAATTAAAGTGTGTCCTGCATTTGGTCCACCTTGAAAACGTGCAATGATATCATAGTTTCTTGTAAGTACGTCTACAATTTTACCTTTTCCTTCATCTCCCCATTGTAATCCTAGTAATAAATCTACAGCCATTATAGTTGTGTTAATTATTGTTTATTTTGTTATGATGTTAATTAAGATTTGTTCTTTTTTGTTCCGTAAAAGTAAAGTGAATGATTATGAATATCAATATCAAAAACGTCTTCTATGGTTTTTTTTATAATTTGAATTCGTGGATCACAAAATTCTTTTACTTCTCCAGAATCTGTAAAAATAACGTGGTCATGATTTTTATCGAAATAACTTTTTTCATAACGCGCCATAGATTGCCCATCAAACTGATGTTTTCTAACTAAACCGCAATCTAAAAGTAAGTCTATTGTATTATAAAGTGTAGCTCTACTAACTCTATAATTTTTATTTTTCATTTTTATATATAGAGATTCTATATCAAAATGTTCTTCTGCCGCATATATTTCTTGAAGAATAGCATAGCGTTCTGGAGTTTTTCTATGCTTATTTTCGCCTAAATATGTGGTGAAAACTTTTTTTACTACTTCTTGATTTTCAAGAGAACTACTCATTTAGATTTATTTTTTACAAAAAGCAAATTTACAGTTATTTCTTAATTAAATACCACTTTTAATCAATTGATATTTATAAAGTATTAACACGATCTACTTTTTTAACTCCTTCTATTTTAAGAAGGTTTTTTATCAATTTATCTAATTGCGAGCTATTTTTAACACTTATAGAGATTTTACCATCAAAGACACCTTCATTTCCTTTAATATTTATGCTGTTAATAAAAACGCCCATATTGCTAGAAATAGTACGGGTTACATCATTTGCCATTCCTTGATTGTCTACACCAGAAATATGTAAAATAACTTTAAAATCTTGTTGAGAAGAATCTATCCACTTAGCCTGCATTACTCTATAGGCATAGTTAGATTGTAATGAAATAGCATTCGGACAGTTCATTTTATGAACTTTTATTCCTTCATTTATGGTTAAAAAACCAAAAACTTTATCTCCAGCAATTGGATTACAACATTTAGAAAGCTTATAATCTAGTTTTTGTTCTTCTTTACCAAACACTAAAGAGTCGTATTTGTTGGTAACAGAATCTAATTCTACGTATTCTTTTTCAGCAGTATTTCTACTTAGTTTGGTTTTAAAGAAATTTAAAATTTTACTGTTTCGCTGAGAAACAAAAGCTTTTAAAAGAGTATTGTCTATAGTACCGCTACCAACTCTATAAAATAAATCGAAACTTGTTTTTAATTTAAAATAATTAACAAGTTCATTAATATTTTTATCCGTGAAATTTATTTTTAAATGACGTAATTTACGTGTTAAGATAGCTTTTCCTTCATCTGCAATTAACTTTTCTTCTTCATTTAAAGCAGCTCTAATTCTTGCTTTTGCTCTTGCTGTAATTACAAAATCTAACCATCTGGCATTTGGCTTATTAGAAGCAGTTGTAATTACTTCTATTTGGTCTCCACTTTTTAATTGGTGACTTAAAGGCATTAATTTACCGTTTACCTTTGCGCCTCTACATTTTAAACCAACATCTGTATGTATCGAAAAAGCAAAGTCTAAAGCAGTGGCGTTTTTTGGAAGTGATTTTAAATCGCCTTTTGGCGTAAAAACATATATTTCTTTAGAATATAGGTTTAGTTTAAAGTTTTCAACAAAATCTACTGCATTTAAAGATTGTGTTTCTAAGGTTTCTTTTAATTTATTTAACCAATCTTCTAATCCGTTGTCTTTAGTTTCTCCCTGTTTGTATTTAAAATGTGCAGCATACCCTTTTTCTGCAATTTCATTCATTCTACTAGAGCGAATTTGTACTTCTACCCATTGAGAACCAGGTCCTACAACCGTAATATGTAAGGCCTCATAACCAGTAGATTTTGGTTGAGAAATCCAATCTCTTAAACGCGTAGGGTTGGGCTTAAAGTAATCGGTTACAATGGTATAAATTTTCCAAGCATCAAATTTATCGTCATTAGAATTTGGGTTGTAAATAATTCTAATGGCATATTTATCATAAACCTCATCAAAAGTTACATTTTGATTGATCATTTTTCTACGAATAGAATAAATGGACTTAAAACGTCCTTTTATTTCATAATCGAAGTTTTCTTTATCTAAGCCAGATTTTAAAGTCTCTTCAAATCGTTGTAAATATTTTTTCTGATCTTCTTTACTTTCTTTTATTTTACCAAGAATACCAAAATAAGCTTCTGGTTCTGTATATTTTAAACCAAGATCTTCGAGTTCTGTTTTAATATTATACAAACCTAATCTATGTGCCAAAGGAGCATAAATATATAAGGTTTCCGATGCAATTTTAACCTGTTTATGAGCAGGCATCGCATCCATAGTTTGCATATTATGCAACCTGTCTGCAATTTTTATTAAAATAACTCTTACATCATCATTTAATGTTAAAAGCATTTTTCTAAAATTCTCAGCTTGTATAGAAGCATCTTGCTCTTTGTTTAAGCGAGATATTTTAGTTAATCCGTTTACAATTTTAGCAATGGTTTCACCAAAAAGGTTTTCCATGTCTTCTACCGTGTATTCTGTATCTTCTACAACATCGTGCAGAAGGGCAGAAGCTATAGAAACTGCATCTAAGCCAATTTCATAAGCAACAATTTTTGCAACTGCAATGGGATGATAAATATAAGGTTCACCAGTTTTTCTACGTTGCTCAGAATGTGCATCTACAGCAATGTCAAATGCTTTTCTTATGAGTTCTTTATCTTCTTTAGACATAATCTCATACGTACCCTTTAGCAAATCTTTATATCGTTTTGCTATTTCCTTATTTTCCTCTTCTATGGTTGCGGTGTATTCCAAATGCGTTATTTTATTACTAGGGGTTAACTCAAAGTGAATTTAGCAATAAGTATTTTAACATACAAGTATTTCGTTTTCTAAATGTATTTATTTCTTATTTTTGTAAAATGAAAAATATTTGTATCAGTTTTATCGTTTTATTTATCAGTTTTACTATGAATGCTCAAGAAAAAGCAGGGCCAAATCGTCTTTTTGAACTTCAAAAAAAGAAAGTAGAAATAGATATAAATAAAGATGTTTTTACAAGTGTTACTACAAATATGTATGTATCTAAAAAACCACAAGCATTAATTGTAGGTTTGTTTATACCTATTTCTTATGAAACTAAAAAGACAAAAATAAATAATAATCCTGCAGCGGAAAGAATGGAGTTTAAAGGGGAGCAGATGATAAATAGTGAAAATGTTTTATTGTTAACTGGTACGATAATTAAAAAAGGAATTGAATTTACAAAACAAAAATATTACATAAAGCAAGATGAAAACACCTGTATAGAACTTACAACAATGCTTGCTGTTAATGCAGATGCTAAAGATAAAATGATGTTAATGAAAATAGTGCATTCCGTAATAGAAAAAAATTAACTTTCTAAATTATTAATTCTTTCCAACAAAGTTGGATGAGAGTAGTGCGCTAAAACATACGCCGGGTGCGGAGTTAAATTACTCAAACTATTTTTAGATAATTTTTTAAGCGATGTTATTAAGGCATTTCCTTCAAAAGTTTCTTTTGCATAATTATCTGCCTGATATTCAAATTTACGAGACATATAATTCATGAATAAACTTGTGATTTCTGATATCGGAGAATATAAAATTCCGAATGCAATTAATCCAATATGAAAACTTGGTATAGAAACACCTAATGCCTCCGATAAAACCACAGAATTGATAAATAAGGATAGAATAAACAACGTTAATCCTGTTAATAAAATTGATGCTATTAAATTAAAAACGATATGTTTTCTTTTATAATGGCCAACTTCATGCGCTAAAACGGCTACAATTTCATCCGTTTCTAAGTCGTTTATTAAAGTATCATATAACGTAATTCTTTTTTGTGATCCAAAACCAGAAAAATAAGCATTTGCTTTGGTGGATCTTTTAGAACCATCTATCACAAAAATATTATTGATGGTAAAACCAACACTTTTCGCATATTTTTCTATGGCAGTTTTTAATTCTCCATCTTCTAACGGACTTTGTTTGTTGAATAAAGGAACAATCAATTTAGCATAAAACATGTTCATAAACAAAGAGAAAATAGCGACAAAAGCCCAAGCATACATCCAAAAATTCTCTCCTGTAAGTTGATAAAACCAAATAATTAAAGCCAGAATTCCGCCACCTAATAAGGCGCTCATTACCAATCCTTTTATTTTATCTAACCAAAATGTTTTTTTTGTCGATTTATTAAAACCAAATTTTTCTTCAATTACAAATGTGCTATAATAGGAGAGAGGCGTGGTCATTATTTCTGATGCCAACATAATAACTCCGAAGAAAAGTAAAGCAACCAAAATTGGATTATCTGTATAACTTCTGGCAAAATCATCTACATATTTAAATCCGTCTAAAAAAAAGAAAATTAAGGTTAAAAGTGTAGAAAACAATGATGTGATGTTAGTAAACTGAGCACTGGTCTTTTTATAAGCTTGTGATTTTTTATATTCATCTTCGTTATAAACATCCTTTAATTTAGCTGGAATTTCAGCATCAAAACGTTTTTCATTTAAGATATCTAAGAATTTATCAACCAGAAAACTGATAATTAATATGGCAATAATGATATAGAATAAAGTAGTTGGTTGCATAAAATATATAAAAGGTGCTAAACAAAATGCTTAGAGTTGTTTTTATTAAAAGTGTAATTTCATTCCTTCGTGCGTAGCTTTAAAGCCTAAATCTTCATAAAATTTAATTGCTCGAGGTCTTTTTTTATCAGAAGTTAATTGTACTACATGCACATTCTTTTCTTTTGCTCGGTTTATAGCCCATTCAAAAGCACTTTTTCCTATTCCGAGTCCTCTTTGATCACTTCTAATAAACACATTTTCTATTTGTGCTCTCATTCCGCCACAATAACTTAAATACTGAATATAAGTAATTTGTAAAGTTCCAATAATTTGAAAACCCTTGTTTTCTATAACAATAAGTTCTTGGTTTTTATCTGCATCTATGTTTTTAAAGGCTTCCAAATAAGAATTAGGTAAAGGATTCTTAAAGTTTTCTCTTTTTTTACCAAGTTCATCTTCAGCCATCATTTTAATAATTTCCGAAACGTCGTTTATGGTAGCTTTTCTAAAGTTCATAATCCATTAAATTTTTATTGAAAGTAGTATTGTAAAAAGAAAATAATAAAGCGTATTTTATTTTTTATGTTCTTTACTCGCGTAAATTGCTGCTCCAATAATACCAGCATTGTTTTTATATTCAGCAACTTTTACTTTTACATCAGTTTTTAAATATTCTTTAAAACCGTCATATCTTTTGCTAATTCCACCACCTAAAACAATTAAACTAGGTGTGTATACAATTCTTATATATTCTAATAAAGAATCGAACCTGATAGCCCAGTCTTTTAATTTTAAATTCTCTTTTTTTCTTACGGAATCTGCGGTGTAAGATTCAATTATTTTACCATTAGTATGTAACATTTTACCTATTTCTAAATTAGGAATTAGGTTTCCATTAAAAAACAGACCAGAACCAATTCCGGTACCTATGGTAACCATAATTACAACCCCTTTCTCTTTTTTAGCAGCACCTAAACTTACTTCTGCCAAACCTGCTAAATCGGCATCATTACTAACGTAAAAAGGCAATTTACATTCTTTTCTAAATAATTTATCAACCTTAACATTTAACCATTTTTCACTTAAATTTCCAGTATGAATACATTTACCATTTACAATTGTGGTAGGAAAACTACAACCAATTGCTTTTTTCCAGTTAAAATGATTTACCATTTCATTTACAACCTTTGCAACTGCTTCTGGTGTTGCTGGTTTTGGTGTATCTATTCGGTGTCTTTTAGAAAGTAATTTACCTTTTTTTGTATCTACTATTGCTGCTTTTATTCCAGATCCACCGATATCAATTCCTAATACTTTCATTTTTACTTTTTAAAATTTCTTTGTCTTTTTGCTTCAAACAAAATAATAGCAGCAGAAACAGATACATTCATAGAATCTATTTGCCCTTGCATAGGTATGTTTACGTTTTGTGTAGCAGCTTCTCTCCAAACATCTGTTAAACCAGTAGCTTCTGTACCTACAACTATTGCAGCACTTTCTGTATATTTTTCTAAATGATATTCATTAGAATTCTGTAAGGTAGCAGCATATATATTGATATTCTTTTCTTGTAGAAAAGTAATTATTTCTTCGGATGTTCCTACGGCTATTTGATTGGTAAAAACACAACCAACACTAGACCTAATAATGTTTGCATTATACAAATCGCTTTTAGGATTTGCAATAAAAACAGCATCTACATTTGCTGCATCTGCAGTTCTTAACAATGCACCAATATTTCCTGGTTTTTCAACACCTTCAGCAACTAATATTAATGGATCTGTAGTTTCAAATAAGATGTTTTCTAAAGAGAAGTCTTTTGCTTTTGTAACAGCAATAATACCTTCTGTAGAGCCTCTATAAGCCAATTTCTGATAGACATCTTTAGAGATTTCTATTCTGTTTACATTGGCATTAAAAAGATGTAAAATTTCATTTTCTGAAATTAAATCTGGATAAAATAAAATGGTATCAAATTCATAATTTGCAGAAATCGCTAGTGTAATTTCTCGTTTACCTTCAATGATAAACAAACCTTGTTTTTTTCGTTCTCTTGCTTTTTCTTGTAGTTTAAGCAAGTTTTTTATATACGTATTATGAATACTCGTTATTTCTTTCATTAGTACAAATATACCTAATTATAGGTATTGGATAAAAAGTAAATAATAACAATATTTGTTGGTATATAAACCAAACTATCGTTTTTTAGTATAAAATGTATATTAAACTAAATTTATATAAAAAGTAGAGATTTAATTTGCCTAATTGTATGTATTATTAATGCAAAAAGGCTCGCAATTTGCGAGCCTTTTTGCATTAATAAACTGATATTGTTTACTAAAAGTTAAAAATTAACTATTTTAAACTAGCTAATAATTTTTCTGCAACTAACTGAGAAGATGCAGGGTTTTGACCTGTAATTAAATTACCATCTTGCACAGAATAAGGTGCCCAATTGTCTCCATTAGAATAAAATGCACCGTTTTCTATTAGCATATCTTCTAATAATAATGGTACTATTTCTGTTAAACCAACAGCTGCTTCTTCTTTATTAGAAAAACCTGTTACTTTTTTACCTTTAACTAATGCAGTTCCGTCTGCATTTTTTACATCTTTTAACACAGCTGGTGCATGACAAACAAAAGCAATTGGTTTTTCTTGACTATTAAACTTTTCAATTAAAGCAATAGATACTTTATCGTTTGTTAAATCCCATAAAGGACCGTGACCACCTGGATAGAAAACAGCATCAAAATCATCTGCATTCATATCTGCCAATACTTTTGTATTTGCAATTTTAGATTTTGCATCTGCATCATTATTATAACGATCTGTATCTTCTGTAGCAGCATCTGGAGCATCACTACTTGGGTCTATAGGTGCAGCACCACCTTTTGGAGTTGCAATAGTAATTGTTGCTCCTTTATCTAATAATGTGTAATATGGGTTTGCAAATTCTTCTACCCAAAATCCTGTTTTTTTTCCTGTATCTCCTAATTTATCGTGAGATGTTAATACAAATAATATATTCATTTTTTTATCTTTTTTAATAGTTGTTTCTATCTCTGAAACTTTTTCAGAGGTTGTTTCTTTTTTAGTCTCTTTACAACTAGATGCTGTAATAATTGTAAGCGTTAAAGCTATAATTTTTGTGATCTTCATATATTTAATTAGTAAGCCATTTTTACTATTTTCTCTACTTTTTCTGGTGTTAAGTTTTGGTGTTCTCCTAAACCTAACCAACCACGATCTGTAAAACGTTTTGCTATTTCCTCTGCAGTACCTTTATAATCATCTGTATAATCAGATAATTTTGTTTGTATTCCTAATTTATGAAAAAAGGCTTCTGTTTTATCAATTGCAGCATGCGCTCTCTCTTCTTTATTACCTTCTTTTATTTTCCAAACACGTTCTCCAAATTGTGCTAATTTTTCTTTTTTAGTTTCAAAATTAAACTTGTAATGACTTGGAGTAATAATTGCTAAAGTACGTGCATGGTCTATACCAAACAAAGCAGTTAACTCATGTCCCATTGCATGAACAGCCCAATCTCCAGGAACTCCTTTTTGAATTAATCCGTTTAAAGCCATTGTACAGCTCCACATAAAATTAGCAGCGGCTTCATAATCCGTAGGGTCTTTTAATACTTTTGGCGCAATCTCTATAATGGTTTGTAAAATACTTTCTGCAAAACGATCTTGCAATAATGCTCCAACTGGGTAGGTCATATATTGCTCTAAAACGTGTGTAAAAGAATCCATTAATCCGTTTGCCAATTGGCGTTGTGGAATAGAGCTAATTACTTGAGGGTCTAATATAGAAAACACAGGGAATAAACCAGGACCACCCATTGCTAATTTTTCTTTAGTTTCTGCTCTGGTAATTACGGCTCCAGAATTCATTTCAGAACCTGTAGCTGGTAATGTTAAAACAGTTGCAAAAGGCATTCCTATTTCTGTTCTAATATTATTGGTTAAAATATCCCAAGGGGTATCTCCTTCAAATAATGCTGCAGCAGATAAGAACTTAGTTCCATCTATTACAGAACCACCACCAACAGCTAATAAATAGGTAATGTTTTCTTCTTTAATTACTTGTAAAGCTTCCATTAAAGTTGCGTATTCTGGGTTTGCAGGGATTCCTCCAAACTCTACAACATCAACTTTTGTTAACGCTTTTTTTACTTGTTCGTAAATTCCATTTTTTTTGATACTTCCTCCACCATATAGTAATAATACTTTAGCGTCTTTAGGAATTTCACTTTCTAATTGTTTAATTGTGTCCTTTCCAAAAATAATTTTGGTTGGGTTTTTTAATTCAAAATTGTTCATTTTTTTTCTTTTTAAATTTTAACGATCATTTTTCCTTTGTTTTTACCTTCAAATAAGTCGATAAAAGCATTTG
Protein-coding regions in this window:
- a CDS encoding GNAT family N-acetyltransferase, whose protein sequence is MNFRKATINDVSEIIKMMAEDELGKKRENFKNPLPNSYLEAFKNIDADKNQELIVIENKGFQIIGTLQITYIQYLSYCGGMRAQIENVFIRSDQRGLGIGKSAFEWAINRAKEKNVHVVQLTSDKKRPRAIKFYEDLGFKATHEGMKLHF
- the ppgK gene encoding polyphosphate--glucose phosphotransferase — translated: MKVLGIDIGGSGIKAAIVDTKKGKLLSKRHRIDTPKPATPEAVAKVVNEMVNHFNWKKAIGCSFPTTIVNGKCIHTGNLSEKWLNVKVDKLFRKECKLPFYVSNDADLAGLAEVSLGAAKKEKGVVIMVTIGTGIGSGLFFNGNLIPNLEIGKMLHTNGKIIESYTADSVRKKENLKLKDWAIRFDSLLEYIRIVYTPSLIVLGGGISKRYDGFKEYLKTDVKVKVAEYKNNAGIIGAAIYASKEHKK
- a CDS encoding RNA methyltransferase yields the protein MKEITSIHNTYIKNLLKLQEKARERKKQGLFIIEGKREITLAISANYEFDTILFYPDLISENEILHLFNANVNRIEISKDVYQKLAYRGSTEGIIAVTKAKDFSLENILFETTDPLILVAEGVEKPGNIGALLRTADAANVDAVFIANPKSDLYNANIIRSSVGCVFTNQIAVGTSEEIITFLQEKNINIYAATLQNSNEYHLEKYTESAAIVVGTEATGLTDVWREAATQNVNIPMQGQIDSMNVSVSAAIILFEAKRQRNFKK
- a CDS encoding type 1 glutamine amidotransferase domain-containing protein, which produces MKITKIIALTLTIITASSCKETKKETTSEKVSEIETTIKKDKKMNILFVLTSHDKLGDTGKKTGFWVEEFANPYYTLLDKGATITIATPKGGAAPIDPSSDAPDAATEDTDRYNNDADAKSKIANTKVLADMNADDFDAVFYPGGHGPLWDLTNDKVSIALIEKFNSQEKPIAFVCHAPAVLKDVKNADGTALVKGKKVTGFSNKEEAAVGLTEIVPLLLEDMLIENGAFYSNGDNWAPYSVQDGNLITGQNPASSQLVAEKLLASLK
- a CDS encoding iron-containing alcohol dehydrogenase, giving the protein MNNFELKNPTKIIFGKDTIKQLESEIPKDAKVLLLYGGGSIKKNGIYEQVKKALTKVDVVEFGGIPANPEYATLMEALQVIKEENITYLLAVGGGSVIDGTKFLSAAALFEGDTPWDILTNNIRTEIGMPFATVLTLPATGSEMNSGAVITRAETKEKLAMGGPGLFPVFSILDPQVISSIPQRQLANGLMDSFTHVLEQYMTYPVGALLQDRFAESILQTIIEIAPKVLKDPTDYEAAANFMWSCTMALNGLIQKGVPGDWAVHAMGHELTALFGIDHARTLAIITPSHYKFNFETKKEKLAQFGERVWKIKEGNKEERAHAAIDKTEAFFHKLGIQTKLSDYTDDYKGTAEEIAKRFTDRGWLGLGEHQNLTPEKVEKIVKMAY